From one Nitrospirota bacterium genomic stretch:
- the xerC gene encoding tyrosine recombinase XerC: MRREVFEFLRYLKQEKNVSEHTGRSYRADLEQFFEFLGDRPLADTDHQLLRRFIAHLLDGKMQKSSIARKLSALRSFFRYLNREGVMTVNPARLTSTPRREKRLPPVITVDDAERLMNAPGGPGSSGEEGSVLRDRAILETLYSAGVRAAELVGMNSEDIDRHDRTVRVRGKGRKERIVPIGQKALDAIDRYQRSRKPTTDGRAVFTGPGGNRLTVRTVQRILEKYRKQLGLLQKASPHTLRHSFATHLLESGADLRAIQELLGHASLSTTQRYTHLNLTSLMDVYDRAHPKARKK; this comes from the coding sequence ATGCGCAGGGAAGTATTCGAGTTCCTTCGGTATCTCAAGCAGGAAAAGAACGTGTCGGAGCATACCGGGCGGAGCTACCGGGCAGACCTCGAACAATTCTTCGAATTCCTCGGAGACCGGCCGCTCGCCGATACGGACCATCAACTGCTGCGACGGTTCATCGCCCACCTGCTCGATGGGAAGATGCAGAAATCATCGATCGCCCGGAAACTGTCGGCGCTGCGCTCGTTCTTCCGGTATCTGAACCGGGAAGGCGTCATGACGGTGAACCCGGCCAGGCTCACCTCGACGCCGAGGCGCGAGAAGCGCCTTCCCCCGGTCATCACCGTGGATGACGCCGAACGCCTGATGAACGCGCCGGGCGGACCCGGGTCCTCCGGAGAGGAAGGGTCCGTGCTCAGGGACCGGGCAATCCTGGAGACCCTTTACTCCGCCGGAGTCCGCGCCGCCGAGCTGGTTGGCATGAACAGCGAAGACATCGACCGGCATGACAGGACCGTGCGAGTCCGCGGCAAGGGCCGGAAGGAGCGTATCGTGCCGATCGGGCAAAAGGCGCTGGATGCTATCGATCGCTATCAACGCTCGCGGAAGCCCACCACGGACGGCAGGGCGGTGTTCACCGGTCCGGGGGGAAATCGCTTGACAGTGCGTACCGTTCAGCGTATTTTAGAAAAATATCGCAAGCAACTGGGCCTGCTGCAGAAAGCGAGCCCCCACACGCTGAGACACAGCTTCGCAACCCATCTGCTCGAGTCCGGAGCGGACCTGCGGGCGATCCAGGAGCTCCTGGGCCACGCAAGTCTCTCGACGACCCAGCGGTACACGCACCTGAACCTTACCTCGCTCATGGACGTGTACGACCGGGCGCATCCGAAGGCGAGAAAAAAGTAG